The Actinomycetota bacterium genome contains a region encoding:
- a CDS encoding M20/M25/M40 family metallo-hydrolase — translation MAADSSDVVTLTQELIRIDTSNFGESAETVGEAAAADYVAERMREAGWDPEIIVTSSDSRRCVVLRVPGTDPTAGGLLVHGHLDVVPSIASEWSMPPLGGLIEDGFIWGRGAVDMKDMDAMILAVLRDWGRTGFRPRRDMVFAFLPDEEAGSTHGSLWLVANRPELFVGVTQAIGEVGGFSVTVNDDLRLYPIQTAEKGLKWMRLRIAARAGHGSMIHHDNAVTEMAAAVTRIGQHQWPIRKTPTVQRFLDELSDAFQVDLSDANEQELHARLGTLAYVVGATLQNTANPTVLDAGYKANVIPREATAQIDGRYLPGFEEEFDETIRELAGELVEFEFINTGIAVEAPLDTGLFDLMAAALRAEDSTARAVPYMISGGTDAKSFAGLQIECYGFSPLKMPADLDYWRLFHGVDERVPIEGLEFGVKVLDRFLRGC, via the coding sequence ATGGCCGCTGATTCCTCGGATGTAGTGACACTGACCCAGGAGCTCATCCGCATCGACACGAGCAATTTCGGTGAATCAGCCGAGACTGTCGGTGAGGCAGCGGCTGCGGACTATGTAGCCGAACGCATGCGCGAGGCCGGTTGGGATCCAGAGATCATCGTCACGAGCAGTGACTCTCGGCGATGTGTTGTCCTGCGGGTGCCTGGCACTGATCCCACTGCCGGAGGGCTTCTGGTGCACGGCCATCTTGATGTCGTGCCGTCGATCGCGTCGGAATGGTCGATGCCCCCGCTGGGCGGGCTCATTGAGGACGGGTTCATCTGGGGCCGTGGGGCCGTGGATATGAAGGACATGGACGCCATGATTTTGGCTGTCCTGCGTGACTGGGGACGCACAGGCTTTCGTCCCCGACGCGACATGGTCTTCGCCTTCCTGCCCGACGAGGAGGCGGGTTCAACACATGGATCCTTGTGGTTGGTGGCCAACCGACCAGAGCTCTTCGTGGGTGTCACGCAGGCCATCGGAGAGGTTGGTGGGTTCAGCGTCACCGTCAATGATGATCTGAGGTTGTATCCGATCCAGACGGCTGAAAAGGGTCTGAAGTGGATGCGGCTGCGCATTGCAGCTCGCGCCGGACACGGCTCCATGATTCATCATGACAACGCAGTCACGGAGATGGCTGCGGCGGTGACTCGTATCGGTCAACACCAATGGCCGATCCGCAAGACTCCCACTGTCCAGCGCTTTCTGGATGAGCTGTCGGATGCCTTCCAGGTCGACTTGAGCGATGCCAATGAGCAGGAACTGCACGCGCGCCTGGGCACCTTGGCCTATGTCGTGGGAGCAACGCTGCAGAACACCGCCAATCCGACAGTTCTTGATGCTGGCTACAAGGCCAATGTCATTCCTCGCGAGGCCACTGCGCAAATTGATGGGCGATATCTGCCGGGCTTCGAAGAGGAGTTCGATGAGACGATTCGTGAATTGGCTGGTGAGTTGGTCGAGTTCGAGTTCATCAACACCGGCATTGCTGTTGAAGCTCCGTTGGACACCGGACTCTTTGATCTGATGGCCGCTGCGTTGCGCGCTGAGGATTCAACAGCGCGCGCTGTTCCGTACATGATCTCGGGTGGCACAGATGCCAAGTCTTTCGCCGGATTGCAGATCGAGTGCTACGGCTTCTCGCCGTTGAAGATGCCGGCGGATCTGGACTACTGGCGGCTGTTCCATGGAGTTGACGAGCGAGTGCCGATCGAAGGACTTGAGTTCGGCGTGAAAGTGCTTGATCGTTTCCTTCGCGGTTGCTGA
- a CDS encoding NAD(P)-dependent alcohol dehydrogenase, translating into MKAAVGSIYGPPEVVQVRNIPEPITGEHDVLIKVHLATVNRTDCGFRSGKPAIVRLFSGLARPKFTVLGTEFAGVIESIGGQVSRFAVGDRIFGYNEGGWGAHAEYLSIAEDGPLATIPSHLSFAQAVASTEASHYALASIRKTGVRNGDDVLVYGATGAIGSAAVQLLKVVGANVVAVCDTQHIELVKGLGADRVIDRLAEDFTKDEQRFDLVFDAVGKSTFGKCKPLLKPRGIYATTDLGPWAQNPILALTTPLLRSKKAMLPIPQSFDRELAEYFRGLIDSGQFKPVIDRAYPLDEIVDAYRYVETGQKIGNVLLTIVDED; encoded by the coding sequence GTGAAGGCAGCCGTCGGCAGCATCTACGGTCCTCCTGAAGTCGTCCAGGTTCGCAATATTCCAGAGCCCATTACTGGCGAGCATGACGTGCTCATCAAAGTCCACCTCGCCACCGTGAATCGGACCGACTGTGGCTTCAGGTCTGGCAAGCCAGCGATCGTTCGACTCTTCAGCGGACTCGCGCGGCCCAAGTTCACGGTACTCGGAACTGAGTTCGCAGGGGTCATCGAAAGCATCGGTGGGCAGGTATCAAGATTCGCAGTTGGCGACCGGATCTTCGGCTACAACGAGGGCGGATGGGGGGCTCATGCGGAGTACCTGTCGATCGCAGAAGACGGACCACTGGCGACCATTCCCTCTCATCTGAGTTTCGCGCAGGCCGTAGCCAGTACGGAGGCTTCCCACTACGCCTTGGCCTCAATTCGCAAGACTGGGGTCCGCAACGGCGACGATGTCCTGGTCTACGGAGCCACGGGAGCCATTGGCAGTGCTGCTGTGCAATTGCTCAAGGTCGTGGGCGCCAATGTGGTTGCAGTCTGCGACACCCAGCACATTGAACTCGTCAAGGGATTGGGTGCGGATCGAGTCATCGATCGCCTGGCCGAGGACTTCACCAAAGACGAGCAACGATTCGACCTGGTATTCGATGCGGTTGGCAAGAGCACCTTCGGCAAATGCAAGCCGTTGTTGAAGCCGCGTGGCATCTACGCGACCACTGACTTGGGGCCTTGGGCCCAGAATCCGATCCTGGCACTGACAACTCCGCTGTTGCGGTCCAAGAAGGCGATGCTGCCCATCCCGCAGTCATTCGACAGGGAACTTGCTGAGTATTTTCGCGGCCTGATCGACTCAGGTCAGTTCAAGCCGGTCATCGACAGGGCGTATCCATTGGATGAGATCGTGGACGCCTACCGTTACGTCGAGACTGGCCAGAAGATCGGCAATGTCCTGTTGACGATTGTTGATGAGGACTGA
- the metH gene encoding methionine synthase — MFEPQIRPDATDVLTRLLKERVLILDGAMGTMIQRYTFDEAHYRGERFADFAGDLQGNNDLLSLTQPATISAIHREYLDAGADLIETNTFNAQRISLADYALEDLAYELNYASARLARAQCDEVTALDPSRPRFVAGAVGPTTRTASISPDVNDPGARNVSYEQLATAYLEQVNGLVDGGADLLLVETIFDTLNAKAAIFAIETLFEERGRRWPVMISGTITDASGRTLSGQVTEAFWNSMRHAKPLLMGLNCALGADEMRPYLAEMSRIADCFVSCYPNAGLPNAFGEYDEAPEQTAAIVREFAESGLLNLLGGCCGTTPDHIARMAESVAGITPRIPPVIEPACRLSGLEPLTIVPESLFVNIGERTNITGSARFRNLIRDGDYGTALSVARQQVESGAQIIDINMDEGMIDGVAAMDRFVKLVASEPDISRVPLMIDSSKFEVIEAGLRCVQGKPIVNSISMKEGEEKFRREAILCRKYGAAVVVMAFDEQGQADNLERRKAICQRAYDILVNEVGFPAEDIIFDPNVFAVATGIEEHANYGVDFIEATRWIKQNLPGALVSGGVSNVSFSFRGNNAVREAIHSVFLFHAIAAGMDMGIVNAGALVVYDEIDATLRERIEDVILNRRADATERLLEIAADFAGDGMKVEGANEEWRELPVDERITHALVKGIDDYAETDTEELRLLIQERGGRPIEVIEGPLMAGMNVVGDLFGAGKMFLPQVVKSARVMKKAVAYLIPFIEAEKHPDDAGRSNGLVIMATVKGDVPDIGKNSVGVVLQCNNYEVIDLGVMVPAQKILDAAKEHKADIIGLSGLITPSLDEMVNFATEMERQGLDIPLLIGGATTSRAHTAVKVDQKYHGPVVWVKDASRSVPVVAALLSDDQRPALLADLQVDYDSLRERYAARANAKVILPIDKARANKTAIEWSGYQPPKPVTPGVQVFDDYSIAELREYIDWQPFFNAWEMKGKFPDILNNPASGEAARKLYDDAQVMLDQIINEKWLKASGVIGLFPANTINDDDIEVYADESRTEVLQTLREVRQQSEHREGIPHRSLSDFVAPKHSGLADYVGAFAVTAGLGSAAKVIEFKEALDDYSAILLESLADRLAEAFAERMHERVRKEFWGYQPDEQLDSEELIKEKYVGIRPAPGYPANPEHTEKQTIWQLLDVQANTGIELTESMAMWPGAAVSGLYFSHPQSQYFVVGQIGRDQVTDYAARKGWTVAEAERWLSPNLGYRTDDE; from the coding sequence ATGTTCGAACCCCAGATTCGTCCTGATGCAACAGATGTCTTGACGCGCCTGCTTAAGGAACGCGTGCTGATTCTCGACGGCGCCATGGGCACCATGATTCAGCGCTATACCTTCGACGAGGCTCACTATCGCGGCGAACGCTTTGCTGACTTTGCAGGAGATCTGCAGGGCAACAACGACCTATTGAGCCTTACACAGCCCGCCACCATCAGCGCCATTCATCGTGAGTACCTGGACGCTGGCGCGGATCTGATCGAGACCAATACCTTCAATGCCCAGCGGATCTCACTCGCGGATTACGCCTTGGAAGACCTCGCCTATGAGTTGAACTACGCGTCAGCTCGTCTGGCTCGAGCACAATGCGATGAAGTCACAGCACTTGATCCCTCACGACCTCGCTTTGTAGCGGGAGCGGTCGGACCCACAACGCGTACTGCGTCCATCTCCCCCGATGTCAATGATCCCGGCGCGCGCAACGTCAGCTACGAGCAGCTCGCAACGGCATATCTCGAACAGGTAAATGGGCTCGTCGATGGCGGTGCAGATCTGCTGCTCGTGGAGACCATCTTCGACACCCTCAATGCCAAGGCCGCGATCTTCGCTATTGAAACTCTGTTCGAGGAACGAGGGCGACGCTGGCCGGTCATGATCTCCGGCACGATCACTGATGCTTCCGGACGCACGCTCTCTGGTCAGGTCACCGAGGCATTCTGGAACTCCATGCGTCACGCCAAACCGCTGCTCATGGGGTTGAACTGCGCTCTTGGTGCTGACGAGATGCGCCCATATCTGGCGGAGATGTCCCGCATCGCTGACTGCTTCGTGTCCTGTTACCCCAACGCCGGCTTGCCCAATGCCTTTGGCGAGTACGACGAGGCCCCTGAGCAGACCGCAGCGATCGTGCGCGAGTTCGCTGAAAGTGGATTGCTCAACCTGCTCGGTGGTTGCTGCGGTACGACACCGGATCACATTGCGCGGATGGCGGAGTCCGTGGCAGGCATCACGCCGCGCATTCCTCCAGTGATCGAACCCGCCTGCCGGCTGTCTGGTCTTGAGCCGCTGACGATTGTTCCTGAGTCACTGTTTGTGAATATTGGTGAGCGCACCAACATCACGGGCTCCGCACGATTCCGCAATCTCATACGCGATGGCGATTACGGCACTGCGCTTTCAGTCGCGCGCCAGCAGGTCGAGAGCGGTGCTCAGATCATCGACATCAACATGGATGAAGGCATGATCGATGGCGTCGCAGCCATGGATCGCTTCGTCAAGCTCGTTGCTTCTGAGCCTGACATCAGCCGCGTACCGCTCATGATCGACTCGTCCAAATTCGAGGTGATCGAAGCTGGGCTGCGTTGTGTTCAAGGCAAGCCGATCGTCAACTCGATCTCCATGAAGGAGGGCGAGGAGAAGTTCCGCCGCGAAGCGATCTTGTGTCGCAAATACGGTGCGGCGGTTGTCGTGATGGCCTTTGACGAACAAGGGCAGGCCGACAACCTCGAGCGTCGCAAGGCGATCTGTCAACGGGCCTACGACATCCTCGTCAACGAGGTTGGCTTCCCCGCTGAAGACATCATCTTCGATCCGAATGTCTTCGCCGTTGCAACTGGCATCGAGGAGCATGCCAATTACGGAGTCGACTTCATCGAGGCAACTCGGTGGATCAAGCAGAACCTGCCCGGCGCCTTGGTATCTGGCGGCGTTTCGAATGTCTCGTTCTCATTCCGCGGCAACAACGCCGTGCGCGAGGCGATCCACAGTGTGTTCCTGTTTCATGCGATTGCTGCTGGCATGGACATGGGCATCGTCAATGCAGGTGCACTGGTTGTATACGACGAGATCGACGCCACTCTTCGCGAGCGCATTGAAGACGTCATCCTGAATCGTCGTGCCGATGCAACTGAGCGACTGCTTGAGATCGCGGCCGACTTCGCTGGAGATGGCATGAAGGTGGAAGGCGCCAACGAAGAATGGCGTGAACTTCCTGTCGATGAGCGCATCACCCACGCCCTGGTCAAGGGCATCGACGATTACGCCGAGACTGACACCGAGGAACTTCGCCTGCTCATCCAAGAGCGTGGCGGCAGGCCCATCGAGGTCATCGAGGGTCCATTGATGGCAGGCATGAATGTGGTCGGCGATCTCTTCGGCGCGGGCAAGATGTTCTTGCCGCAGGTCGTGAAGTCAGCACGCGTGATGAAGAAGGCCGTCGCCTACCTCATCCCCTTCATCGAGGCGGAGAAGCATCCAGATGACGCCGGCCGTAGCAACGGGCTGGTCATCATGGCCACGGTCAAGGGCGACGTGCCCGACATCGGAAAGAACAGCGTCGGTGTGGTGCTTCAGTGCAATAACTATGAGGTGATCGACCTGGGTGTCATGGTGCCGGCGCAGAAGATTCTGGACGCCGCCAAAGAGCACAAGGCGGACATCATTGGCCTGTCTGGTCTCATCACGCCTTCACTGGACGAGATGGTGAATTTCGCCACGGAGATGGAACGACAGGGCTTGGATATTCCATTGCTCATTGGTGGTGCCACCACTTCGCGCGCCCACACCGCTGTGAAGGTCGATCAGAAGTATCACGGTCCGGTCGTCTGGGTGAAGGACGCATCACGTTCTGTGCCCGTTGTCGCCGCGCTGCTGTCGGATGACCAACGCCCGGCATTGCTCGCTGATCTGCAGGTGGACTATGACTCGCTGCGTGAACGCTATGCAGCACGCGCCAATGCGAAGGTCATCCTGCCCATTGACAAGGCACGCGCCAACAAGACAGCGATTGAATGGTCTGGCTACCAACCGCCAAAGCCAGTCACACCAGGCGTGCAGGTGTTCGACGACTACTCCATTGCCGAGCTGCGTGAATACATCGATTGGCAGCCCTTCTTCAATGCCTGGGAGATGAAGGGCAAGTTCCCCGACATCCTCAATAACCCAGCTTCCGGCGAAGCAGCACGAAAGCTCTACGACGATGCGCAGGTGATGCTCGACCAGATCATCAACGAGAAGTGGCTGAAAGCCTCTGGCGTCATCGGCCTGTTTCCGGCCAACACGATCAACGATGACGACATTGAGGTGTATGCGGACGAGTCACGCACCGAGGTGCTCCAGACTCTGCGCGAAGTACGCCAGCAGAGCGAGCATCGCGAGGGAATCCCGCATCGCAGCCTCTCGGACTTTGTCGCGCCCAAGCATTCCGGGCTTGCGGACTACGTCGGTGCCTTTGCCGTCACCGCGGGGCTCGGCAGTGCTGCCAAGGTCATCGAATTCAAGGAAGCGCTCGACGACTACAGCGCGATTCTGTTGGAGTCATTGGCTGATCGCCTTGCAGAGGCTTTTGCTGAGCGGATGCACGAGCGTGTGCGCAAGGAGTTCTGGGGCTACCAGCCTGACGAGCAACTCGACAGCGAGGAACTCATCAAGGAGAAGTACGTCGGCATTCGGCCTGCACCGGGTTACCCGGCCAACCCCGAGCACACCGAGAAGCAGACGATCTGGCAGTTGCTTGATGTCCAGGCCAACACTGGAATCGAACTGACCGAGAGCATGGCCATGTGGCCAGGCGCGGCTGTCAGCGGTCTGTACTTCTCACATCCTCAGTCGCAGTACTTCGTGGTTGGACAGATCGGTCGCGATCAGGTCACCGACTATGCCGCGCGCAAGGGGTGGACCGTCGCGGAGGCTGAGCGCTGGCTGTCGCCGAACCTCGGATACCGAACCGACGACGAGTAG
- a CDS encoding DUF2889 domain-containing protein, translating into MPFEWPFGSRVLTADVLGPSQPTPPRRLGSVRRTSTVDMNWPKGLDHDVHCEGTCRDLMTTSVGETWVIDLATVTAYISPERFYVALASIPDRPALQELIGARGAAGSRTKMGQLIPDDKEQGTALYLLMDDVPSAALISGQIRYEWIAPEDRPVFKGTLNMMEDICIGHAAGSSHHSPDEGIMATQQTRPVPPLRDTSDPLGWHEHAADDRGPSMRRARRIDVWLEDGQIQVDTFFQDSGINPDGVRFAVHEYTLRASVDMDGVLTSVSAEPRVLPFDTCPAAVLNISRMVGTEVSDFRSTVIRTLPGVLGCTHLNDMLRSLAEIPILARNLN; encoded by the coding sequence ATGCCTTTTGAGTGGCCCTTCGGATCTCGTGTCCTCACTGCCGATGTCCTTGGCCCATCTCAGCCGACTCCGCCTCGTCGCCTTGGATCTGTGCGACGCACAAGCACAGTCGACATGAATTGGCCAAAGGGTCTGGATCACGACGTGCACTGCGAAGGCACCTGTCGCGATTTGATGACCACCTCAGTGGGCGAGACCTGGGTCATTGACCTTGCGACCGTGACCGCCTACATCTCGCCCGAACGCTTCTATGTGGCGCTGGCATCGATTCCGGATCGCCCAGCTCTGCAGGAACTCATCGGAGCGCGCGGAGCAGCCGGATCTCGAACGAAAATGGGTCAGTTGATTCCGGACGACAAGGAGCAGGGCACGGCCCTGTATCTGTTGATGGATGACGTTCCATCCGCCGCACTGATCTCGGGCCAGATCAGATATGAATGGATTGCGCCCGAAGATCGCCCGGTCTTCAAGGGCACCTTGAACATGATGGAAGACATCTGCATCGGCCACGCAGCTGGATCCAGTCATCACTCACCCGATGAAGGAATCATGGCCACCCAGCAGACCCGGCCGGTCCCACCACTTCGCGACACATCGGATCCACTGGGCTGGCATGAGCATGCCGCCGATGATCGTGGTCCTTCGATGCGCAGAGCCCGGCGAATAGACGTGTGGTTGGAAGATGGACAGATCCAAGTCGATACCTTCTTCCAGGACAGTGGCATCAATCCCGACGGTGTTCGATTCGCCGTTCATGAATACACCTTGCGCGCCTCCGTTGATATGGACGGGGTGCTGACCTCAGTCAGTGCAGAACCACGAGTGCTGCCGTTCGACACCTGCCCGGCCGCTGTGCTCAATATTTCAAGGATGGTAGGCACAGAAGTTTCTGACTTCAGGTCCACTGTTATCAGGACTCTGCCTGGCGTTCTGGGCTGCACCCATCTGAATGACATGCTGCGGTCCTTGGCCGAAATTCCGATTCTGGCAAGAAACCTGAACTAG
- a CDS encoding GntG family PLP-dependent aldolase: MSYGPSAPHMVQPRIDLRSDTVTHPTQAMLDAMATAPLGDDVYGEDPTVNALEARASELTGKQAALFVASGTMGNLVSVMAHVPRGGEMIAPSESHVLRDEAANYAVVASAGIRPIIENSTGEMPLESVISSINDPDDLHGAPTSLVVVENCHAHSMSRPISPGYIRALRLTLPDGLPIHVDGARIFNASIALSIPVDELLQEADSAMFCLSKGLSTPAGSMVVGSEAFIARARRARKLLGGGMRQAGVLAAAGLVALGDDEFGTIKRLADDHMCARLLAEGLSEQSGVLSPGGCAQAEGIALDPSRVMTNFVLFKVAGGHARRTAYLQHLRDQGIALMAYDHGQIRAVTHRGIDEQQIREVIAASADAMTATE, translated from the coding sequence ATGAGCTATGGACCTTCAGCGCCGCACATGGTTCAGCCTCGTATCGACTTGCGTTCTGACACCGTCACGCATCCGACTCAAGCCATGCTCGATGCAATGGCAACCGCCCCCCTGGGTGACGATGTGTACGGCGAGGATCCCACTGTCAATGCACTCGAGGCACGCGCCAGTGAGCTGACAGGCAAGCAGGCAGCACTCTTTGTTGCGTCAGGGACTATGGGCAATCTCGTGAGCGTGATGGCGCATGTGCCACGCGGTGGAGAAATGATCGCGCCTTCTGAATCCCACGTGCTTCGCGATGAGGCTGCCAACTATGCAGTCGTCGCCAGTGCTGGCATTCGTCCCATCATTGAGAACTCAACCGGTGAAATGCCCTTGGAGTCGGTGATCTCGTCTATCAATGATCCGGACGATCTCCACGGTGCGCCGACAAGTCTGGTCGTGGTGGAGAACTGTCATGCCCACAGCATGAGTCGTCCCATCTCACCTGGATACATTCGAGCACTTCGACTGACTCTTCCCGATGGCCTGCCGATTCACGTTGATGGAGCTCGAATCTTCAATGCCTCAATTGCCTTGAGCATTCCTGTTGATGAACTGCTGCAGGAAGCTGATTCAGCAATGTTCTGTCTCAGTAAGGGCCTGTCGACGCCTGCCGGCAGCATGGTGGTGGGCTCTGAGGCGTTCATCGCGCGAGCTCGGCGAGCGCGCAAGTTGCTGGGCGGCGGCATGCGGCAGGCAGGAGTGCTTGCCGCGGCCGGTCTCGTCGCGCTCGGCGATGATGAATTCGGGACGATCAAGCGCCTGGCCGATGACCACATGTGCGCCCGGCTACTGGCTGAGGGGCTTTCCGAGCAATCGGGCGTTCTCAGCCCCGGGGGTTGCGCGCAAGCAGAAGGCATCGCGCTTGACCCCAGTCGAGTGATGACGAATTTCGTGCTGTTCAAGGTTGCCGGTGGCCATGCGCGACGCACTGCGTACTTGCAACACCTGCGAGATCAAGGCATCGCGCTCATGGCTTATGACCATGGACAGATACGAGCGGTCACGCATCGCGGTATCGACGAGCAACAGATCCGTGAGGTCATTGCCGCAAGTGCAGACGCCATGACAGCCACGGAGTAG
- a CDS encoding SOS response-associated peptidase: MCGRIILSQSQSEISSFLKATLFPERLLEPDYNLTPSKDLYIVVDKRDDEGAVERSLEIARWGLIPWWAKDPSISNKLTNARSETVHEKPSFRDAYARRRCLVPVNGYYEWYVSSQLNAAGKPKKQPFCMEHPDGDILTIAGLYEWWRPTRTDPWQLTCTLLTRAAAPNLEQIHDRMPVIVPPARWDWWLDNSHQVDVNELPPAVVEPHPVSPAVNSSRSEGPSLREPIDFDFD; encoded by the coding sequence ATGTGCGGGCGCATCATCCTTTCGCAGAGCCAGTCTGAGATCTCCAGTTTTCTGAAGGCGACCCTGTTCCCTGAGCGCCTGCTGGAGCCCGACTACAACCTGACTCCTTCCAAGGATCTCTACATCGTTGTGGACAAGCGCGACGACGAAGGCGCAGTTGAGCGCTCCTTGGAAATCGCGCGTTGGGGCTTGATCCCCTGGTGGGCGAAGGATCCGTCGATCAGCAACAAACTGACCAATGCCCGATCTGAGACGGTGCATGAGAAGCCTTCGTTCCGCGATGCCTACGCCCGTCGTCGCTGCCTCGTGCCGGTCAACGGCTACTACGAGTGGTACGTCTCCTCGCAACTCAACGCAGCCGGCAAGCCGAAGAAACAGCCGTTCTGCATGGAGCATCCAGATGGCGACATCCTGACCATCGCCGGCCTGTATGAGTGGTGGCGTCCGACCCGAACTGACCCTTGGCAGCTGACGTGCACGCTGCTGACTCGCGCTGCTGCGCCGAATCTGGAGCAGATCCACGACCGGATGCCGGTGATCGTTCCCCCGGCCCGCTGGGATTGGTGGCTGGACAACTCCCATCAGGTAGACGTCAACGAGCTGCCACCCGCAGTCGTCGAGCCGCACCCGGTCTCCCCCGCGGTGAATTCATCGAGATCTGAAGGGCCATCGCTGCGCGAGCCCATTGATTTCGACTTCGACTGA